A genomic segment from Bradyrhizobium sp. ISRA430 encodes:
- a CDS encoding response regulator, which translates to MASGTQSILIVEDDQQTKDLIARYLREHAFAVGAVTNGREMDRYLSQNRVDLIVLDLMLPGEDGLSLCRRLRVESTTPIIILTAKGEDLDRILGLEMGADDYLPKPFNPRELLARINAVLRRQSGGSAAGPTATRLKFRNWTIDLRLRELRDPEGAQVPVTSAEFDLLQAFCERPGRILTRDNLLSMTRSRPGGAFGRSIDVLVSRLRRKLDRSEGTSMIRTVRTGGYIFTPEVEQP; encoded by the coding sequence ATGGCCAGCGGCACGCAAAGCATCTTGATCGTCGAGGACGATCAGCAGACCAAGGACCTCATCGCACGCTACCTGCGCGAGCACGCATTTGCGGTTGGCGCAGTCACGAACGGCCGCGAGATGGACCGCTATCTCTCGCAGAACCGGGTCGATCTGATCGTGCTCGATCTGATGCTGCCGGGAGAGGACGGCTTAAGCCTCTGCCGCCGCCTGCGCGTTGAGTCGACGACGCCGATCATCATCCTCACCGCGAAGGGCGAGGATCTCGATCGCATCCTCGGTCTCGAGATGGGCGCCGACGACTATCTGCCGAAGCCGTTCAACCCACGCGAGCTGCTTGCCAGGATCAATGCGGTGTTGCGCCGACAGTCGGGCGGGTCGGCGGCGGGGCCGACCGCGACGCGGCTCAAGTTCCGGAATTGGACGATCGATCTCCGGCTGCGCGAATTGCGCGATCCCGAGGGCGCACAGGTGCCCGTGACCAGCGCCGAATTCGATCTCCTTCAGGCCTTCTGCGAACGGCCCGGCCGGATCCTCACCCGCGACAACCTCTTGAGCATGACGCGCAGCCGGCCCGGCGGCGCCTTCGGCCGCAGCATCGACGTGCTGGTGAGCCGGTTGCGCCGCAAGCTCGACAGGAGCGAAGGCACCTCCATGATCAGGACCGTGCGGACCGGCGGCTACATCTTCACGCCGGAGGTGGAGCAGCCGTGA
- a CDS encoding DUF2950 domain-containing protein → MIGLKSLRGAAVLSLVALALPGASQAQEAYKTPEDAAAALASAVKSGPRDILKVLGKAAEDIVSSGDEVADADTRQRFTSMYDAKHAIKAEGNKTATLMLGPDDFPFPIPLVNTKGGWEFDTDEGRKEVLYRRIGRNELDAIQTALAYADAQNEYAEKDRGEGVGVYAQRIVSTPGRKDGLFWRDDNDPSPLGALAAEASKEGYRAGDAGPAPYHGYYFRILKGQGPDAPGGALNYVVKGKMIGGYGLIAWPAEYGNSGAMTFLVNHAGTVYQKDLGKRTEFIAERTTLFDPDQTWKKVDAAKP, encoded by the coding sequence ATGATCGGTCTGAAATCGCTTCGAGGTGCGGCCGTGCTGAGCCTCGTGGCGTTGGCGCTGCCCGGTGCGTCACAAGCACAGGAGGCCTACAAGACGCCGGAAGACGCGGCCGCCGCGCTGGCGTCCGCGGTCAAGAGCGGCCCCCGCGACATCCTGAAAGTGCTCGGCAAGGCCGCCGAAGACATCGTCTCCTCCGGTGACGAGGTCGCAGACGCCGACACGCGCCAGCGCTTCACGTCGATGTACGACGCCAAGCACGCGATCAAGGCGGAGGGCAACAAGACGGCGACGCTGATGCTCGGGCCGGACGACTTCCCGTTCCCGATTCCGCTGGTCAACACCAAAGGCGGCTGGGAGTTCGATACCGACGAGGGGCGGAAGGAAGTGCTGTATCGCCGGATCGGTCGCAACGAGCTGGATGCGATCCAGACCGCGCTCGCCTATGCCGATGCGCAGAACGAATATGCCGAGAAGGATCGCGGCGAGGGCGTGGGCGTCTACGCCCAGCGCATCGTCTCCACGCCCGGCAGGAAGGATGGCCTGTTCTGGCGCGACGACAACGATCCGAGCCCGCTCGGCGCGCTGGCGGCCGAAGCATCGAAGGAGGGTTACAGGGCGGGCGATGCGGGGCCGGCGCCGTATCACGGCTACTACTTCCGTATCCTGAAGGGCCAGGGGCCCGACGCTCCCGGCGGCGCGCTCAACTATGTCGTCAAGGGCAAGATGATCGGCGGCTATGGACTGATTGCGTGGCCTGCGGAATACGGCAACTCCGGCGCCATGACCTTCCTGGTCAATCATGCCGGCACGGTCTACCAGAAGGACTTGGGCAAGCGGACCGAGTTCATCGCAGAGCGTACGACGCTGTTCGATCCAGATCAGACCTGGAAGAAAGTCGATGCCGCAAAGCCATGA
- a CDS encoding efflux transporter outer membrane subunit produces MLTVGSSLTGCAVGPDYAGPRTPNLPSQWSGKAASRHDTGRLDRWWLRLRDPLLSRLIEQAVDANPSVAKAKAVVREARATLQQTAAGLFPSLSGTASMTNDKTSAGSASVLVDSAPYALHQASFDSSWELDLFGGTQRGIEAALRAEQSAEADLRDSLVTLIGDVAAYYVEARGYQARIALAMRTAASQRDTEWLTRSKYEAGSATAVDLAKAAAQAASTEANVPAYQAALAADVHRLGILLGRPPDGVASLLAQSAPVPAPRMPLPAGIPADLLTNRPDVASAERKLAQATAKIGQAEADRYPAVSLTGSVGTSALRTGDLAKYSSVSWSVGPSVTVPVFDAGKRHAAVRVAEAQRDQAFATFHATLLTALEDVENALISLSRERIRSAKLTEAATNYREAARLSRSLFESGSASFIDVLDAERSLYSAEDSLIQSKVSAAKDYIALAKALGGGWVDPIDVSTPIIVDVNTGPHVREALK; encoded by the coding sequence ATGCTGACGGTCGGTAGTTCATTGACCGGTTGTGCGGTGGGTCCGGACTATGCCGGCCCGCGCACGCCGAACCTGCCTTCGCAGTGGAGCGGCAAGGCCGCCTCGCGGCACGACACCGGACGGCTGGATCGCTGGTGGCTGCGCCTGCGCGATCCCCTGCTCAGCCGGCTCATCGAACAAGCCGTCGACGCGAACCCGAGCGTCGCGAAGGCGAAAGCGGTCGTGCGCGAAGCGCGCGCCACGCTGCAACAAACCGCGGCCGGCTTGTTCCCCTCCCTCAGCGGCACGGCCTCGATGACAAACGACAAGACGAGCGCGGGCTCCGCTTCGGTCCTCGTCGACAGCGCCCCCTACGCGCTGCACCAGGCGAGCTTCGATTCGAGCTGGGAGCTCGACCTGTTCGGCGGCACGCAGCGCGGCATCGAGGCGGCGTTGCGCGCCGAGCAATCGGCCGAAGCGGACCTGCGCGACAGCCTCGTCACGCTCATCGGCGACGTCGCCGCTTACTATGTCGAAGCGCGAGGCTATCAGGCGCGGATCGCGCTGGCGATGCGGACCGCAGCCTCGCAGCGCGACACCGAGTGGCTCACCCGTTCGAAGTACGAAGCCGGCAGCGCCACCGCCGTGGATCTGGCCAAGGCAGCCGCTCAGGCCGCCAGCACGGAGGCGAACGTTCCCGCCTATCAGGCCGCGCTCGCGGCCGACGTCCACCGGCTCGGAATCTTGCTCGGACGTCCACCCGACGGCGTCGCGTCGCTGCTCGCGCAGTCCGCGCCGGTGCCTGCGCCGCGCATGCCGTTGCCGGCGGGCATCCCCGCCGATCTCCTCACCAACCGTCCCGATGTGGCGAGCGCCGAACGCAAGCTTGCACAGGCCACGGCCAAGATCGGCCAGGCCGAAGCGGACCGATATCCCGCCGTCTCCTTGACCGGCTCGGTGGGAACCTCCGCCTTGCGCACCGGCGATCTCGCCAAATACTCCAGCGTTAGCTGGTCGGTCGGGCCTTCGGTCACGGTGCCGGTCTTCGACGCCGGCAAGCGCCATGCGGCCGTCAGGGTTGCCGAGGCACAACGGGATCAGGCGTTCGCCACGTTCCACGCGACGCTGCTGACTGCACTCGAGGACGTCGAGAACGCGCTGATCTCGCTCTCGCGCGAACGCATTCGCTCTGCCAAGCTCACCGAGGCGGCGACGAACTACCGCGAGGCGGCGCGGCTGTCGCGGTCGCTGTTCGAGAGCGGCAGCGCGAGCTTCATCGACGTGCTGGACGCCGAGCGCTCGCTCTATTCGGCCGAGGATTCGCTCATTCAAAGCAAGGTCTCGGCGGCCAAGGACTACATCGCGCTCGCGAAGGCGCTCGGCGGCGGCTGGGTCGATCCGATCGACGTGTCCACGCCGATCATCGTCGATGTGAACACCGGACCTCACGTGCGAGAGGCACTCAAGTGA
- a CDS encoding ATP-binding protein, whose product MSRAADIAALFSLRRISGQIAALILVSLVLIHVLIAGYFLLNRPKLLTNRPMEQFELAARIISSTPRSERGIVLQNIDRTFPALKLQLREGGPGSVAPPPGRSLTTIPSPLDGQVDIVRGASSEDDRVWFYLPNNEVLEATVGSPNLPPFVSGLWTSTLLFLVASVTLLGVWAGRALSSPLSAFARAAEDFSLSRSSAPLPETGPEEIRSTAKALNRMRERITALMNDRTRMLAAISHDLRTPITRLRLRSEYIDDSTQRAQTLRDLDQMQSMLESVLSLLRSESAVKPTLVDLAALLQMVCEQFSDCGHAVAYQGPDRAAVTVRPDEIIRAVGNLVENATRFGTEVIVALSLAGDHIVIEVCDDGPGIPDEKKAAMLEPFVRGEEARTMDETAGFGLGLAIAQAIAAAHGGSLLLRDNEPKGLCARLLLSSATQRTC is encoded by the coding sequence GTGAGCCGCGCAGCCGACATCGCGGCGCTCTTCAGCCTCAGGCGGATCAGCGGCCAGATCGCGGCCTTGATCCTGGTCTCGCTCGTCCTGATCCATGTCCTGATCGCCGGATATTTCCTGCTCAACCGGCCGAAGCTGCTGACGAACAGGCCGATGGAGCAGTTCGAGCTGGCCGCGCGGATCATTTCCAGCACGCCGCGATCCGAGCGCGGCATCGTTCTGCAAAACATCGACCGCACCTTCCCCGCGCTGAAGCTGCAATTGAGAGAGGGCGGCCCCGGTTCTGTCGCGCCACCGCCCGGCCGAAGCCTCACGACAATCCCCTCACCGCTCGACGGTCAGGTCGATATCGTTAGAGGCGCGTCGTCGGAGGACGATCGGGTATGGTTCTATCTGCCGAACAACGAGGTGCTTGAGGCCACCGTCGGATCACCGAACCTGCCGCCGTTCGTCAGCGGCCTCTGGACGAGCACGCTGCTGTTCCTGGTCGCAAGCGTCACGCTTCTTGGCGTATGGGCCGGCCGCGCGCTCAGCTCGCCCCTATCCGCCTTCGCACGCGCGGCGGAAGATTTCAGCTTGAGCCGGTCCTCCGCCCCCCTGCCCGAAACCGGTCCCGAGGAGATCCGCTCGACCGCCAAGGCGCTCAACCGGATGCGCGAGCGGATTACCGCGCTGATGAACGACAGAACGCGGATGCTGGCGGCCATCAGCCACGACCTTCGGACCCCGATCACCCGCCTGCGGTTGCGCTCGGAATACATTGACGATTCGACGCAGCGCGCGCAGACGCTGCGCGACCTCGATCAGATGCAGTCGATGCTCGAGTCCGTCCTGTCGCTGCTGCGCAGCGAGAGCGCCGTCAAGCCGACACTGGTGGACCTCGCCGCGCTGTTGCAGATGGTCTGCGAGCAGTTTTCCGATTGCGGGCATGCGGTTGCCTATCAGGGGCCCGATCGGGCCGCGGTCACCGTACGGCCGGATGAGATCATCCGCGCGGTCGGGAATCTCGTCGAGAATGCAACGCGGTTCGGGACCGAGGTAATCGTCGCGCTCTCGCTCGCCGGCGACCACATCGTCATCGAGGTCTGCGACGACGGCCCTGGAATCCCGGACGAGAAAAAGGCGGCGATGCTGGAGCCCTTCGTGCGGGGTGAAGAAGCCCGCACCATGGACGAGACCGCGGGGTTCGGGCTGGGCCTAGCGATCGCGCAGGCCATCGCGGCTGCCCATGGTGGATCGCTCCTGCTGCGCGACAACGAGCCTAAGGGTCTTTGCGCCCGCTTGCTGCTTTCGAGCGCCACCCAACGCACGTGCTGA
- a CDS encoding DUF3300 domain-containing protein: MFLCGKTLMALALLMAIPVAATAQTADKPATPSTQAQPSSPPAPTAELLKPEQLEALVAPIALYPDELLANVLAASTYPLEVVQADRWLKERKTLKGDALKAEVDKQAWDDSVKALASTADVLSMMSDKLEWTKNLGDAFLAQQPDVMDAIQRLRNKAYDNKKLVTTKQQKVSVQNQEGRQVVVIQQADPQTMYVPYYDPATVYGSWPYADYPPYYFGYPSYIGAGMVAAGIAFGTAWAIGRWGNYWGGGCNWGNRNVYVNHRTTNIANGWQHNPAHRQGVRYNNTNVQQRFGNNNLKAGASDRMEFRGRDGQQVLRPNQGAGDRAGDRAGDRAGDRAGDRAGNRGGDRAGAGDRGGDRAGSRDRPGGGDRAGAGDRAKGAGDRAKGGGDRAKAANRGGGGAGNRAGAGGGNRGGAMNVSSGRAAAAASARGRASMASMPRGGGGASFAGRGGGGGFRGGGGGGGFRGGGGGGRRSDLALKHDVVLLGHLANGLGYYRFSYIGSDKAYVGVIAQEVERVMPDAVTRGSDGYLRVYYEKLGLKFRTYGDWLAGGARIPAEVSP; this comes from the coding sequence ATGTTTCTCTGCGGCAAGACCCTGATGGCGCTTGCGCTGCTGATGGCGATCCCGGTCGCTGCAACGGCGCAGACCGCCGACAAGCCGGCGACCCCGAGCACGCAGGCGCAGCCTTCAAGTCCGCCGGCGCCGACCGCGGAGCTTCTGAAGCCCGAACAGCTCGAAGCGCTGGTCGCGCCGATCGCGCTCTATCCCGACGAACTCCTCGCCAACGTGCTGGCCGCATCGACCTATCCGCTCGAGGTGGTGCAGGCCGACCGCTGGCTGAAGGAGCGCAAGACCCTGAAGGGCGATGCGCTCAAGGCAGAAGTCGACAAGCAGGCCTGGGACGACAGCGTCAAGGCGCTCGCCAGCACCGCCGATGTTCTCTCGATGATGAGCGACAAGCTCGAATGGACCAAGAATCTCGGCGATGCCTTTCTCGCGCAGCAGCCCGACGTGATGGATGCGATCCAGCGCCTGCGCAACAAGGCCTATGACAACAAGAAGCTGGTTACGACCAAGCAGCAGAAGGTCAGCGTCCAGAACCAGGAAGGCAGGCAGGTCGTCGTGATCCAGCAGGCCGATCCCCAGACGATGTACGTGCCGTACTACGATCCGGCCACGGTCTATGGTAGTTGGCCTTATGCGGACTATCCGCCGTACTACTTCGGCTATCCCTCCTATATCGGCGCCGGCATGGTCGCAGCCGGCATCGCCTTCGGCACGGCTTGGGCGATCGGGCGCTGGGGCAATTACTGGGGCGGCGGCTGCAACTGGGGTAACCGCAACGTTTACGTCAATCATCGCACGACCAACATCGCAAACGGCTGGCAGCACAATCCGGCGCATCGCCAGGGCGTGCGCTACAACAACACCAACGTCCAGCAGCGTTTCGGCAACAACAATCTGAAGGCCGGTGCGTCCGACCGGATGGAGTTCCGCGGCCGTGATGGCCAGCAGGTGCTGCGGCCCAATCAGGGCGCCGGGGATCGGGCGGGCGATCGCGCCGGTGACCGTGCCGGAGATCGCGCGGGTGATCGCGCCGGCAATCGCGGTGGCGATCGGGCAGGCGCAGGTGATCGTGGCGGTGACCGTGCAGGTTCGCGCGACCGGCCCGGCGGCGGCGATCGTGCCGGTGCCGGCGATCGCGCCAAGGGCGCCGGTGATCGCGCCAAGGGCGGCGGCGATCGTGCAAAGGCCGCCAACCGCGGAGGTGGCGGTGCGGGCAACCGGGCCGGCGCCGGCGGCGGCAATCGCGGTGGCGCCATGAATGTTTCATCCGGCCGCGCGGCGGCCGCGGCATCGGCTCGCGGCCGCGCGAGCATGGCGAGCATGCCGCGCGGTGGCGGCGGCGCGAGCTTTGCCGGGCGCGGTGGCGGTGGTGGCTTCCGTGGCGGAGGCGGTGGAGGCGGCTTCCGCGGAGGCGGCGGCGGTGGCCGTCGCTCCGATCTCGCGCTGAAGCACGACGTCGTTCTCCTCGGTCATCTCGCCAACGGCCTCGGCTATTACCGCTTTAGCTATATCGGGAGCGACAAGGCCTATGTCGGCGTCATCGCGCAGGAGGTCGAGCGGGTGATGCCGGACGCCGTGACCCGCGGCAGCGATGGATATCTGCGGGTCTATTACGAAAAGCTCGGATTGAAATTCCGCACCTACGGCGACTGGCTGGCTGGCGGTGCGAGGATTCCTGCGGAGGTGTCGCCATGA
- a CDS encoding MacB family efflux pump subunit has translation MTDPIIALDTVRREFSAGDTTVVALDDLSFSIQPGEMVAIIGSSGSGKSTLLNILGCLDRPTSGAYRVAGKNVSEFDPDALAALRREHFGFIFQRYHLLGDLTAAENVEIPAIYAGMKARERRSRADRLLSRLGVNERRGHRPNQLSGGQQQRVSIARALINGAEVILADEPTGALDRRSGDEVLRILAELHHEGRTIIIVTHDSDVAARAERIIELRDGKIVSDRRTGPTDTPDSPRRDARASWDSGLSWSSALRRLSEAAQMALVSMAAHRLRAFLTMLGIIIGIAAVSSVVALGNASQRKVLSDISSLGTNTIEVFPGKDFGDARAGKIKTLVLDDARALDRQSFIAGVTPTVSTSTTVRYRGNESNVLVNGVGESYFQVKGAKLAKGRLFDADAVRNIERQVVIDDNTRKTFFADDQTSGLGRVIWLGKVPCRIVGVIAQQQGGFGSNQNLAVYLPYTTVQAQFTGDRSLRSILLRISDEISTTLAQDAVTTLLTQRHNTKDFVILNTDDIRRTITSATQTLAFLVAAIAVISLIVGGIGVMNIMLVSVSERINEIGVRMAVGARRSDILQQFLVEATLISSIAGIAGILVAILLGVAINLAMPGFQVSYSPFSIGAAFLTSTGIGVAFGYFPARRAAFLDPVVALTRD, from the coding sequence ATGACCGATCCGATCATTGCACTCGACACCGTCCGCCGGGAGTTTTCGGCCGGCGACACCACGGTAGTCGCACTCGACGATCTCTCCTTCAGCATCCAACCGGGCGAGATGGTCGCGATCATCGGCTCGTCCGGTTCAGGCAAATCGACACTTCTCAACATCCTCGGCTGCCTGGACCGTCCGACGTCCGGCGCCTATCGCGTCGCCGGCAAGAACGTCTCCGAGTTCGACCCGGACGCGCTGGCGGCGCTGCGCCGCGAGCATTTCGGCTTCATTTTTCAGCGCTACCATCTCTTGGGCGACCTGACGGCCGCCGAGAACGTCGAGATTCCCGCGATCTATGCCGGGATGAAGGCCCGCGAGCGTCGCTCGCGCGCGGATAGGCTGCTCTCCCGGTTAGGGGTGAACGAACGGCGCGGGCACCGCCCCAACCAGCTCTCCGGCGGCCAGCAGCAGCGCGTCTCGATCGCGCGAGCGCTGATCAACGGCGCCGAGGTCATCCTGGCCGACGAGCCGACCGGCGCGCTCGATCGGCGCAGCGGCGACGAGGTCCTGAGGATATTGGCCGAGCTGCACCACGAGGGCCGGACGATCATCATCGTCACCCACGATTCCGACGTCGCTGCGCGGGCCGAGCGCATCATCGAGCTGCGCGACGGCAAGATCGTCTCCGACCGCCGCACTGGACCGACGGACACACCGGATTCGCCCCGGCGGGACGCCCGGGCCTCGTGGGACAGCGGCCTCAGCTGGTCGAGCGCATTGCGGCGCTTGAGCGAGGCGGCGCAGATGGCGCTGGTATCGATGGCCGCGCACCGCCTCCGTGCATTCCTGACCATGCTCGGCATCATTATCGGCATCGCCGCAGTGTCGTCCGTCGTCGCGCTCGGCAACGCGTCCCAGCGCAAGGTCCTGTCCGACATCTCAAGCCTCGGCACCAACACGATCGAGGTCTTTCCCGGCAAGGATTTTGGCGATGCGCGCGCCGGCAAGATCAAGACGCTGGTCCTCGACGACGCCCGTGCCCTCGACCGGCAAAGCTTCATCGCCGGCGTGACGCCGACGGTCTCGACCAGCACCACGGTCCGATACCGCGGCAACGAATCCAACGTGCTGGTCAACGGCGTCGGCGAGAGCTACTTCCAGGTTAAGGGCGCCAAGCTCGCGAAAGGCCGCCTGTTCGATGCTGACGCGGTCCGCAACATCGAACGGCAGGTTGTCATCGACGACAATACCCGCAAGACGTTCTTCGCCGATGACCAGACCTCAGGGCTCGGCCGCGTCATCTGGCTCGGCAAGGTGCCCTGCCGCATCGTCGGCGTCATCGCCCAGCAGCAAGGCGGCTTCGGCTCGAACCAGAACCTGGCGGTCTATCTCCCCTACACCACCGTGCAGGCCCAGTTCACCGGCGACCGCTCGCTCCGCAGCATCCTGCTTCGGATCAGCGACGAGATCTCAACCACGCTGGCGCAGGATGCCGTCACGACGCTCCTGACGCAGCGGCACAACACCAAGGATTTCGTCATTCTCAACACCGACGACATCCGCCGCACGATCACCAGCGCGACGCAGACCCTCGCCTTCCTCGTCGCGGCGATCGCGGTCATCTCCCTGATCGTCGGCGGGATCGGCGTGATGAACATCATGCTGGTATCCGTGTCCGAGCGGATCAACGAGATCGGCGTCCGCATGGCGGTCGGCGCCCGGCGCAGCGATATCCTCCAGCAGTTCCTGGTTGAAGCGACGCTGATCTCCTCCATCGCCGGCATTGCGGGCATCCTCGTCGCGATCCTGCTCGGCGTCGCGATCAATCTCGCAATGCCGGGTTTTCAAGTCAGCTATTCGCCGTTCTCGATCGGAGCGGCCTTCCTGACCTCCACCGGGATCGGCGTTGCCTTCGGCTATTTCCCCGCCCGGCGTGCCGCGTTCCTCGATCCCGTGGTGGCATTGACCCGTGACTGA
- a CDS encoding efflux RND transporter periplasmic adaptor subunit translates to MTRLITAKRVKITASLFTAAVTGVVAAAHFPGTSGKTQSYITAPVTVSDLREEVLASGTLKPARLTAVGAQVSGRITALNVKVGDTVKAGDVIAQIDPVTKQNDLRNSEASLKNYRAQKLEKEATLALAEANLARQQSTFAQRATSRGDFDSAEATVRQTRAQIAALEALIMGAEASVETARVNLEYTRITAPIDGTVLATVVQEGQTVNAVQSAPTIVVLGQLDTMTVRAEISEADIVKVRTGQPLYFTILGDQDHRYEAHLEQIEPAPESIKNDASFSSTTTSTSSTTSSSSSSTAIYYIGVFKVPNPDLSLRTYMTAEVHIVTGEASRVRTIPALAVTRRSDGRRTVRVASASGEIHEREVKIGLSDRTTVEIKSGLDEGERVVTGEANETQTASRGMPGPPAGP, encoded by the coding sequence GTGACGCGCCTGATCACGGCAAAGCGCGTGAAGATCACCGCTTCCCTCTTTACCGCCGCGGTAACCGGGGTCGTTGCGGCCGCGCATTTTCCGGGCACATCCGGCAAGACCCAATCCTACATCACGGCGCCTGTCACGGTCAGCGATCTGCGCGAGGAGGTGCTTGCGAGCGGCACACTTAAGCCGGCACGGCTAACGGCCGTGGGCGCGCAGGTCTCGGGGCGGATCACCGCGCTCAACGTCAAGGTGGGTGACACCGTCAAGGCCGGTGATGTCATCGCCCAGATCGATCCCGTCACCAAGCAGAACGACCTGCGCAATTCCGAAGCGTCGCTGAAGAACTATCGCGCGCAGAAGCTCGAGAAGGAGGCAACGCTCGCGCTTGCCGAGGCGAACCTGGCGCGCCAGCAGTCGACGTTTGCGCAGCGGGCGACCTCGCGAGGCGATTTTGACAGCGCGGAGGCGACCGTACGCCAGACCCGTGCCCAGATCGCCGCACTGGAGGCTCTGATCATGGGAGCCGAGGCGAGCGTGGAGACAGCCAGGGTGAACCTAGAATACACCCGCATCACCGCTCCGATCGACGGCACGGTTCTCGCTACCGTGGTGCAGGAAGGCCAGACGGTGAATGCCGTTCAGTCCGCCCCGACCATCGTCGTGCTCGGACAGCTCGACACCATGACGGTCAGGGCGGAGATCTCCGAGGCCGACATCGTCAAGGTCAGGACGGGACAACCGCTCTACTTCACCATTCTCGGCGATCAGGACCATCGCTATGAGGCACACCTGGAGCAGATCGAGCCAGCGCCCGAATCCATCAAGAACGACGCGAGCTTCTCCTCGACCACGACTTCGACCTCGAGCACGACCTCGTCAAGCTCCAGCAGCACGGCAATCTACTATATCGGCGTGTTCAAGGTGCCGAACCCCGATCTTTCGCTGCGGACCTACATGACGGCCGAGGTACACATCGTCACCGGTGAGGCCAGTCGCGTAAGAACCATTCCCGCGCTGGCCGTAACGCGACGATCCGACGGCCGCCGCACGGTTCGCGTCGCGAGCGCGTCCGGAGAGATTCACGAGCGCGAGGTCAAGATCGGTCTCAGCGACCGCACCACCGTCGAGATCAAATCCGGCCTCGATGAAGGCGAACGGGTCGTCACCGGAGAAGCAAACGAAACGCAGACGGCATCGCGGGGAATGCCCGGTCCGCCGGCAGGACCCTAG